In the Streptomyces coeruleoprunus genome, CGCTGACCGCCAAGGTCCGCTCGGGCGCCGTCGACGTCTCGCGCGCCCGGGTCGCCCAGCTCGACGAGTACGTGGGGCTGCCCGCCGGGCACCCCGAGTCGTACCGGTCCACCGTGCTCCGCCAGGTCGTGGAGCCTCTGGGGCTGGGCCCGGACGCCTTCATGGGGCCCGACGGCTCGGCCGCGGACGTCCAGGAGGCCTGCGAGGCGTACGACAGGGCGCTCGCCGCGGCAGGCGGCGTGGACCTGCAGATCCTCGGCATCGGCACGGACGGGCACATCGGCTTCAACGAGCCGTGCTCCTCGCTCGCCTCCCGCACCCGGATCAAGACGCTCACCGAGCAGACGCGGGTCGACAACGCGCGCTTCTTCGACCACGACATCGACCAGGTGCCCCACCACGTCATCACGCAGGGCATCGGCACGATCCTGGAGGCCCGCCACCTGGTGCTGCTCGCGACCGGCGAGGGCAAGGCCGAGGCGGTCGCCCAGACGGTCGAGGGCCCCGTCTCCGCGCTCGTGCCCGCCTCCGCGCTCCAGCTGCACCCGCACGCCACGGTCGTCGTCGACGAGGCGGCCGCGTCCAAGCTGAAGCTCGCCGACTACTTCCGCCACACCTACGCGCACAAGCCCTCCTGGCAGGGCCTGTAGGGCACCACAGGCGAAGGGGCCGGGCACCCGCTGGTGCCCGGCCCCTTCGTCGTGCGCGCTCACACGCCGGCGATGACCTCCGCCGCCGCCTGCCCGCACACCCGCGCCGCGCCGTGCGTCGCGATGTGCAGCGCCCCGCGCGGCGGAGCCTGGTTCAGACCCATCTCCACCACGACCGTGTCGGGGCGTACGGCGAGCAGCCCGTCCAGCGCCTCCCTCATCCAGGCGTGACGGTGCGCGTCGCGCACGACGGCCACGATCCGGCGCTCCCCCGCCGCCCGCAGCACGTCCTCCACTGCCACCTCCGGCCCGTACGTCCCCGTCCGGGTGCCGAGCAGGAGGCGGGCCAGCTCGGCGGCGATGCCCCACGGGGTCTCGTCGCCCACGGCGATGTTCGCGACGGGCGCGAAGGACGCCACGTAGGGCGCGCCCGCCGGCGGGGTGTACGGCTTCTCCCCGGCCGTCACGCGCAGGGCGCGGCGTGCGGCCACCAGGCCGATGCCGGTGCCGGGCGCGGTCCCCTCCTGCTCAGCCGCGCCCGGCTCCGATCCAGCCCCCCTCGCCCGGTGCGCCTGGGTCCAGGACGCGAGGGCGCGTACCCGCGCCGCCGCGTCGGCCAGCCGCTCCTCGGGCAGTCCGCCGGTCCGTACCGCCGCCACCAGCGCGTCGCGCAGGCGCAGTACGGTCTCCTCGTCCGCCAGGCCGCCGCCGACGCAGATGGCGTCGGCGCCCGCCGCGATGGCGAGGACGGAGCCGCGCTCGATCCCGTACGTCGAGGAGATGGCCTGCATCTCCATGCCGTCGGTGACGATCAGGCCTTCGTAGCCCAGCTCTCGGCGCAGCAGACCGGTGAGGATCCGCGGGCTCAGAGTGGCCGGGCGATCGGGATCGAGCGCGGGCAGCAGGATATGCGCGCTCATCACCGATTTGGAACCCGCGGCGATGGCCGCGCGGAAAGGCACCAGCTCACGGGCGTGCAGTGTGTCCGGATCCACATCGATACGGGGCATCGCGTGGTGCGAATCCACATTCGTGTCGCCGTGTCCGGGGAAGTGCTTGGTGCAGGCGGCGACCCCGGCGGCCTGGAGGCCCTCGACGTAGGCCGCGGTGTGGCGGGCGGTCAGGTGCGGGTCGGCACCGAACGACCGTACACCGATGACCGGATTGTCCGGGTTCGAGTTGACATCGGCGGAGGGCGCCCAGTTGAGGTCGACGCCACAGGCGGCGAGCCGGCGGCCCATCTCCAGGGCCACGGCCCGGGTCAGCTCGGGGTCGTCGACCCGGCCGAGGGCGAGGTTGCCGGGGAAGGACGAGCCGGTGCGCACCTCCAGGCGGGTGACGTCGCCGCCCTCCTCGTCGATGGCGACGAGGACGTCCTCGCGCTCCGCCCGCAGCCGCGCCGTGAGCGCGGCCAGTTGCCCGGGCGAGGCGATGTTGCGGCCGAACAGGCCCACCGAGGAGAGTCCTTCGCCGATGCGGCGCAGCAGCCAGTCGGGGGCGGTGGTGCCGACGAACCCGGGCTGGAGGACGGTGAGCGCGTCCCGGGTGAGGGTGTCGGACGTACCGCGTACGAGGGTGGTCATGGGGCGCGTCATCCCTTCACGGCGCCGGCGGTCATCCCGCCGACGGCCCGTCGCTGGAGGAACAGGAAGACGATCAGGACCGGGAGCGCGAACAGCGTGGAGGCGGCCATCGTGGCGCCCCAGTCGTTGCCGAAGGCCGTCTGGAACTGGGTGAGCCACAGGGGCAGCGTCTGCGCGGTCTTCTCCTTGTTGAGGATCAGGACCATCGCGAACTCGTTCCAGGCGGTGATGAACCCGAACAGCGAGGTGGACATCAGTCCCGGCGCGAGCAGCGGGAAGATCACCTTGCGGAAGGCCTGGCCGCGCGTGCAGCCGTCGATCTGGGCGGCCTCCTCCAGTTCGACCGGCACGGCGGCGATGAAGCCGCGCAGGGTCCAGATCGTGAAGGGCAGCACCATCACGAAGTAGACGGCCGTGAGCAGCGGGACGCTGTTCAGCATGTCGGCGTCCCGGGCGATCATGTACATCACGATGACCATGACTTCCCAGGGGGCCATCTGCGCCATCATCACCGCGAGGACCAGGCCCTTGCGGCCGCGGAACTTCAGCCGGGCGATGGCGAAGCTCGCCGCCAGGGCGACCACCAGGGCGAGCAGGACGGCACCGACGGTGATGGTGAGGCTGTTGCCGACGTACGTCCAGAACAGGTCGACGCCGGTGGCGGTCGGGTAGTTCTCGAACGTCGGCGTGAACAGGAACACCGGGTCCTTGGACAGGATCTCGGCCTGCGGCTTCAGCGACGAGCTGAACATCCAGTACACGGGGAAGACGAAGACCACGGCGAGGACGAGGGCGGCCGCGTTGCGCAGCACCGCGCCGGGCCGGACCGGCCTCCGCCGCAGGACCTGGGGCGCCGCGTCGCGGGAGTGGGTGGTGGCGGTGGTGGTGCTCACTGCTCCTCCTCCTGCTTCAGGATCAGTCGGAAGTAGAAGGACATGGCGGCGATCAGCATCACGATCGTGAGGACCGAGATGGCCGCGGCGAGGCCGTAGTGGGCCTGGCCCTGGCCCTCGATGTAGGCGAAGACGGGAAGGGTCTCGGAGCCCCGGTCGGGACCGCCCAGGTTCATGGCGTACACCTGGGCGAACGCCTTGAACACCCAGATGATCTCCAGGAAGGTGGTGATCAGGAAGAACGGCTTGAGGTTCGGGAAGACCACGGACCAGAAGGTGCGCCAGCCGTTCGCGCCGTCCATCCTGGCGGCCTCGTACAGCTCCGTGCCGATCGTGGTGAGACCGGCGTACATGTTGAGCGCGACGAACGGGATCGAGCCCCAGACCACCAGGAGCGTGACGATGACCAGGGTGGAGAAGCCGGTCTCGAACCAGTTGTGCTGCTCGTAGCCCGCGAAGCCGAGGGTCCTCATCAGCCAGTTGGCGACGCCGAACTGCTCGTCGAAGAGCCAGCGGAAGACCGTCACGGAGGCGACGATCGGCATCGCCCAGGCGAGCATCAGGGCCAGCGAGAGCACCAGCCGCATGCGCTTGCCGAGCCGGTTGAGCAGCAGGCCGATCAGGGTGCCGAGGCCCATGATCAGTACGACGTTGGCGGCCGTGAAGCCGACGCTGCGCAGGACGACGGTCCAGAACTGGGAGTCGCCGAGCAGCTGGGTGTAGTTGTCGAAGCCGATCCACTCGGCCTGACGGGTGATCAGCTCCTTGCGGTTGACCTGCTGGAAGGAGAGGACCACGTTGCGGACCAGCGGATAGAGCAGCAGCACCGCCATGGCGAGCACGGCCGGCGCGACGAGCAGGTACGGCAGCAGTCCGCCGGGCAGGGAGCGTTTGCCGCGAGGAGGCCGACGGGCGCCCTTCGGGCCCGTGGGAGGTGGTGGCGTCCGGTCCTGGCTCTGCGCCGCCCTCCCGGGCGGGTCCTGAGGAGCGGAGGTCACCGCTCCCTGGGAGTCCACGGTCATGGTCTTCTTCCTCGCGGTTCTGGGGCTCCCGTGCCCGACGGGTACTGCCGTGGCCCGGTGGTGCGGCGGCTCGCGGCCGGCCGCACCACCGGGTGCCGGTGCGGTGACTACTGCTGGTTGACGCGCTCGGTGATCACCTTGTCGGCGGCCTCACCGGCCGCCTTGGGGTCCTCGCCCTTGAGCACCTTGGTCATGTAGTCCTTGATCGGGTTGGGCGCGGTCTCGACGTTGGCCCAGCCCGGAGTGACCGGGGTGATACGGCCGACGGGCGCGGCCTGGGCCATCGCCTCGGCGAAGGAGCCCGCCTCCGGCTTGAACTGGGCGGCGTCGTTGTTCGGCAGCAGCGCGCCGCCGGTCGCCTGGGCGTACTTGGCCATCTGCGCCTTGCCGGCGGCGAGGGCCAGCCACTCCTTGGCCAGCTCCTTGTTCGGGGAGCGCTCGGCGACGGCGAGGTTGGAGCCGCCGAAGAAGACGGAGCCGGGCTTGTCCGCGGTCTTGCCCGGGATCGGGAAGTAGCCGAAGTCGGCCGTCTTGCCGGCCTTCTTCATGGCGTCGATCGCGCCGCCGGCCTCCCAGCCGAGGCCGATCCAGGACGCCACGCCGCCCTTGGGCACGATGTCGGTGGACTGCTGCGGGGTGGCCTCGTCCTTGTCCTTGGGAGCGGTCGAGTACGACTGCAGCTCCTTGTAGAAGTTCATCGCGGCGACGGCCTGGGGGGACGCGAGGTTGCCCTTCCACTTGTCGCCGTCCTTGACGGCGAGGTCGCCGCCCTCGTCCCAGACGAAGCCGGCGTAGACGTACCAGCTCTGGCCCGGCAGGTAGATGGGCTGGACCTTGGAGTCGGACGCCTTGATCTTCTTCAGTCCGGCGATCCACTCGGCGCGGGTCTTCGGCGGGGTGACGCCGGCCTTCTTGAAGACGGCCTTGTCGTAGACGACGACACGGTTGGCGGCGTACCACGGGGCGGAGTAGAGCTTGCCGTCCAGCTCGTTGGAGGCGAGCATCCCCTTGTTCCAGCCGTCGGCGCCCAGCTTGGCCTTGTCACCGGTGAGGTCGGCGAGGCCGCCGGTCGCCGCGTAGCCCGCGGTCTGGGTGTTGCCCAGTTCGAGGACGTCCGGCGGGGTGTCCTCGGAGAGGGCCGTGGTGACCTTCTCCTGGATGCCGTTCCACTGCTGGACCTCGACCTTGACCTTGACGCCCTTGTGCTGGGCCTCGAACTCCTTGTTGACTTCCTTGATCCAGGCGTCGGGAGCCGAGCCGTCCATCACCCAGACGGTGAGAGTCTTGTTGCCGTCGGCGTCGGTGGAGCCCCCCTTGCCGCTGTCCGAACCACACGCGGCGAGGCCGACCATCATGCCCGCGACGCCGATCGCCGCGATGAGCTTGCGCTTCACGCCACCCTCCTCAGGGATGCCTGCAACCCCCTGCCCACCGCGATGACCTACGACGACATACGACGAGTACTGCTCGTGGGACCGGGCCTGATCTTTAATGGTTTAGACCAGTACCCGGGAGCTTGGCCTAGACCTTTAGGGGTGTCAAGGGTGTATAAGAAGGGCTGTCGTGTCCGTTATCGGACCGACACCTGAGGAGGGGCGACGACCCGTGACCGGTCCGTGCCACCATGTGAGCCGCGACAGACGGAGGAGCCGGTGACGGCAGCAGCACAGGAGTCGGGAAGGCAGGCCATGGCCACGGACAGTGGCGGTACGGAGACCGAGAACGGGACGGCTACCCGGACGGCTCGCGTGCCGAAGTACTACCGGCTCAAGCGGCATCTGCTGGAGATGACGGAGACGATGCCGCCCGGCACGCCCGTGCCTCCGGAGCGGACCCTCGCCGCGGAGTTCGACACCTCCCGCACCACCGTGCGGCAGGCCCTCCAGGAACTGGTCGTCGAGGGCCGGCTGGAACGCATCCAGGGCAAGGGCACCTTCGTCGCCAAGCCGAAGGTCTCCCAGGCGCTCCAGCTCACCTCATACACCGAGGACATGCGCGCCCAGGGCCTGGAGCCGACCTCCCAGCTGCTCGACATCGGCTACGTCACCGCCGACGACACGCTGGCCGGGCTCCTCGACATCCAGCCGGGCGGCCGGGTGCTCCGCATCGAGCGGCTGCGCCTGGCGAGCGGCGAGCCGATGGCCATCGAGACGACGCACCTGTCGGCCAAGCGCTTCCCCGCGCTGCGCCGCTCGCTCGTCAAGTACACGTCCCTGTACACCGCGTTGGCCGAGGTGTACGACGTCCACCTGGCCGAGGCCGAGGAGACTATCGAGACGTCCCTGGCCACGCCGCGCGAGGCCGGCCTGCTCGGCACGGACGTGGGCCTGCCGATGCTGATGCTCTCCCGCCACTCGATCGACGAGAACGGCGCCCCGGTGGAGTGGGTCCGCTCGGTCTACCGCGGCGACCGGTACAAGTTCGTGGCACGGTTGAAGCGGCCGAACGACTGACGACCGCGGCCGACGGCGGCCCGGCTGGGGGTCCGGGGGTCATCCCCCGGAAAAACACAGCGTGGCGCGGCTGAAGCGGCCGAACGACTGACGTACGGACACGGTTGTGTCCCGCCCGTTATGCGGACAGGGCTTTCGCCCTGTCCACGGGTCCCTTAGATTTCCTGCCCATTACGCGTGTGATCAGCGTGACCAGAGGGTTCAGAGGGATCAGCGAGGGGACGCCGTATGTCGCAGGAGCAACAACCGAAACAGCTGCCGGTCGTCACACCGGTCAGGGTGGTGATCGCGCTCTGCCTGATCGCCCCGTTCGTCGCCATGCTCTGGGTCGGGTCGTACGCGAAGACCGACCCGGCGTTCATCGGCATCCCGTTCTTCTACTGGTACCAGATGTTCTGGGTGCTGCTCTCCACCGCCCTGACGGTGGTCGCCTACCAGCTCTGGCACCGTGACCAGCGGGCCCGCAAGGGGGGTGCGTCGCAGTGAAGGACGGTGTGAACGGCGTCGCGCTCGCCGTCTTCGTCTTCTTCTTCCTGGCCGTCACGGTCATGGGCTTCATGGCCGCGCGCTGGCGCCGGGCCGAGAACGAGAACAGCCTGGACGAATGGGGCCTGGGCGGCCGCTCGTTCGGCACGTGGGTCACCTGGTTCCTGCTGGGCGGCGACCTGTACACGGCCTACACGTTCGTCGCCGTACCGGCGGCGATCTACGCGGCCGGCGCGGCCGGCTTCTTCGCCGTGCCGTACACGATCCTCGTCTACCCGCTGATCTTCACCTTCCTGCCGCGCCTGTGGTCGGTGTCGCACAAGCACGGGTACGTCACCACCTCGGACTTCGTCCGCGGCCGGTTCGGGTCCAAGGGCCTGTCCCTGGCGGTCGCCCTCACCGGCATCCTCGCCACCATGCCGTACATCGCGCTCCAGCTGGTCGGCATCCAGGCCGTCCTGGACGTGATGGGCGTGGGCGGCGGCGAGAACACGAACTGGTTCATCAAGGACCTGCCGCTGCTCATCGCCTTCGGTGTCCTCGCGGCGTACACGTACTCGTCCGGGCTGCGCGCACCCGCGCTGATCGCCTTCGTCAAGGACACCCTGATCTACATCGTCATCGCGGTGGCGATCATCTACATCCCCATCAAGCTGGGCGGCTTCGACGCCATCTTCGGCGCCGCCGAGGACGCGTTCGCGCAGGAGAACCCGGCCACCGGCAAGCCGCGCGGCGCGCTCGTGCCGGGCGAGGCGAGCCAGTGGACGTACGCCACGCTGGCGCTCGGCTCGGCGCTGGCGCTGTTCATGTACCCGCACTCCATCACGGCGACGCTGTCCTCGCGCAGCCGTGACGTCATCCGCCGCAACACCACGATCCTGCCGCTCTACTCGCTGATGCTGGGCCTGCTGGCCTTCCTCGGCTTCATGGCGATCGCCGCGGGCGTGAAGGTGCAGAACGGCCAGCTGGCCATCCCGCAGCTGTTCGAGAACATGTTCCCGGACTGGTTCGCGGGCGTCGCCTTCGCCGCGATCGGCATCGGCGCGCTGGTGCCGGCGGCCATCATGTCGATCGCCGCGGCGAACCTCTTCACTCGCAACATCTACAAGGACTTCCTGAAGCCGGACGCGACGCCGGAGCAGGAGACCAAGGTGTCCAAGCTGGTGTCGCTGCTGGTGAAGGTGGGTGCGCTGGCCTTCGTCCTCACCATGGACAAGACGGTCGCCATCAACTTCCAGCTGCTGGGCGGCATCTGGATCCTGCAGACCTTCCCGGCCCTGGTGGGCGGCCTGTTCACCCGGTGGTTCCACCGCTGGGCGCTGCTGGCCGGCTGGGCGGTCGGCATGGTGTACGGCACGCTGGCCGCGTACGGCGTGGCCAGCCCGACGCAGAAGCACTTCGGCGGCTCGTCCGCCGAGATCCCGGGCATCGGCGAGATCGGCTACATCGGCCTCACCGCGTTCGTGCTCAACGTTCTCGTCACGGTCGTCCTGACGTTCGTCCTGCGGGCCGTGAAGGCGCCGGAGGGCGTCGACGAGACGTCCCCGTCGGACTACACGGCGGACGCGGGCGACCCGGGCGTCCAGCGGGAACTGCCCAAGGTGGCCGCCGGCCACTGAGCCGACCCGCCGGCA is a window encoding:
- a CDS encoding glycoside hydrolase family 3 protein; this encodes MTTLVRGTSDTLTRDALTVLQPGFVGTTAPDWLLRRIGEGLSSVGLFGRNIASPGQLAALTARLRAEREDVLVAIDEEGGDVTRLEVRTGSSFPGNLALGRVDDPELTRAVALEMGRRLAACGVDLNWAPSADVNSNPDNPVIGVRSFGADPHLTARHTAAYVEGLQAAGVAACTKHFPGHGDTNVDSHHAMPRIDVDPDTLHARELVPFRAAIAAGSKSVMSAHILLPALDPDRPATLSPRILTGLLRRELGYEGLIVTDGMEMQAISSTYGIERGSVLAIAAGADAICVGGGLADEETVLRLRDALVAAVRTGGLPEERLADAAARVRALASWTQAHRARGAGSEPGAAEQEGTAPGTGIGLVAARRALRVTAGEKPYTPPAGAPYVASFAPVANIAVGDETPWGIAAELARLLLGTRTGTYGPEVAVEDVLRAAGERRIVAVVRDAHRHAWMREALDGLLAVRPDTVVVEMGLNQAPPRGALHIATHGAARVCGQAAAEVIAGV
- a CDS encoding DUF3311 domain-containing protein translates to MSQEQQPKQLPVVTPVRVVIALCLIAPFVAMLWVGSYAKTDPAFIGIPFFYWYQMFWVLLSTALTVVAYQLWHRDQRARKGGASQ
- a CDS encoding carbohydrate ABC transporter permease codes for the protein MRRRPVRPGAVLRNAAALVLAVVFVFPVYWMFSSSLKPQAEILSKDPVFLFTPTFENYPTATGVDLFWTYVGNSLTITVGAVLLALVVALAASFAIARLKFRGRKGLVLAVMMAQMAPWEVMVIVMYMIARDADMLNSVPLLTAVYFVMVLPFTIWTLRGFIAAVPVELEEAAQIDGCTRGQAFRKVIFPLLAPGLMSTSLFGFITAWNEFAMVLILNKEKTAQTLPLWLTQFQTAFGNDWGATMAASTLFALPVLIVFLFLQRRAVGGMTAGAVKG
- the nagB gene encoding glucosamine-6-phosphate deaminase codes for the protein MEVVIVQDAQAGGELIAEAIADLLRRKPDALLGVATGSTPLPIYDALTAKVRSGAVDVSRARVAQLDEYVGLPAGHPESYRSTVLRQVVEPLGLGPDAFMGPDGSAADVQEACEAYDRALAAAGGVDLQILGIGTDGHIGFNEPCSSLASRTRIKTLTEQTRVDNARFFDHDIDQVPHHVITQGIGTILEARHLVLLATGEGKAEAVAQTVEGPVSALVPASALQLHPHATVVVDEAAASKLKLADYFRHTYAHKPSWQGL
- a CDS encoding GntR family transcriptional regulator; amino-acid sequence: MATDSGGTETENGTATRTARVPKYYRLKRHLLEMTETMPPGTPVPPERTLAAEFDTSRTTVRQALQELVVEGRLERIQGKGTFVAKPKVSQALQLTSYTEDMRAQGLEPTSQLLDIGYVTADDTLAGLLDIQPGGRVLRIERLRLASGEPMAIETTHLSAKRFPALRRSLVKYTSLYTALAEVYDVHLAEAEETIETSLATPREAGLLGTDVGLPMLMLSRHSIDENGAPVEWVRSVYRGDRYKFVARLKRPND
- a CDS encoding extracellular solute-binding protein, encoding MKRKLIAAIGVAGMMVGLAACGSDSGKGGSTDADGNKTLTVWVMDGSAPDAWIKEVNKEFEAQHKGVKVKVEVQQWNGIQEKVTTALSEDTPPDVLELGNTQTAGYAATGGLADLTGDKAKLGADGWNKGMLASNELDGKLYSAPWYAANRVVVYDKAVFKKAGVTPPKTRAEWIAGLKKIKASDSKVQPIYLPGQSWYVYAGFVWDEGGDLAVKDGDKWKGNLASPQAVAAMNFYKELQSYSTAPKDKDEATPQQSTDIVPKGGVASWIGLGWEAGGAIDAMKKAGKTADFGYFPIPGKTADKPGSVFFGGSNLAVAERSPNKELAKEWLALAAGKAQMAKYAQATGGALLPNNDAAQFKPEAGSFAEAMAQAAPVGRITPVTPGWANVETAPNPIKDYMTKVLKGEDPKAAGEAADKVITERVNQQ
- the mctP gene encoding monocarboxylate uptake permease MctP, translating into MKDGVNGVALAVFVFFFLAVTVMGFMAARWRRAENENSLDEWGLGGRSFGTWVTWFLLGGDLYTAYTFVAVPAAIYAAGAAGFFAVPYTILVYPLIFTFLPRLWSVSHKHGYVTTSDFVRGRFGSKGLSLAVALTGILATMPYIALQLVGIQAVLDVMGVGGGENTNWFIKDLPLLIAFGVLAAYTYSSGLRAPALIAFVKDTLIYIVIAVAIIYIPIKLGGFDAIFGAAEDAFAQENPATGKPRGALVPGEASQWTYATLALGSALALFMYPHSITATLSSRSRDVIRRNTTILPLYSLMLGLLAFLGFMAIAAGVKVQNGQLAIPQLFENMFPDWFAGVAFAAIGIGALVPAAIMSIAAANLFTRNIYKDFLKPDATPEQETKVSKLVSLLVKVGALAFVLTMDKTVAINFQLLGGIWILQTFPALVGGLFTRWFHRWALLAGWAVGMVYGTLAAYGVASPTQKHFGGSSAEIPGIGEIGYIGLTAFVLNVLVTVVLTFVLRAVKAPEGVDETSPSDYTADAGDPGVQRELPKVAAGH
- a CDS encoding sugar ABC transporter permease, which gives rise to MTVDSQGAVTSAPQDPPGRAAQSQDRTPPPPTGPKGARRPPRGKRSLPGGLLPYLLVAPAVLAMAVLLLYPLVRNVVLSFQQVNRKELITRQAEWIGFDNYTQLLGDSQFWTVVLRSVGFTAANVVLIMGLGTLIGLLLNRLGKRMRLVLSLALMLAWAMPIVASVTVFRWLFDEQFGVANWLMRTLGFAGYEQHNWFETGFSTLVIVTLLVVWGSIPFVALNMYAGLTTIGTELYEAARMDGANGWRTFWSVVFPNLKPFFLITTFLEIIWVFKAFAQVYAMNLGGPDRGSETLPVFAYIEGQGQAHYGLAAAISVLTIVMLIAAMSFYFRLILKQEEEQ